From the genome of Vibrio navarrensis, one region includes:
- a CDS encoding ABC transporter ATP-binding protein, which yields MANLHPQERGAISVRNLSKSFVLNGQRLNVLNNLNINLKAGKVLAIVGPSGCGKTTLLRLLAGLEEPDKGEVTIDAQPVHGLGRERAVIFQEPRLLPWLSVLDNVSFGLEVQGVSKEKAREVARDTLRLVKLAEFEHAWPGQLSGGMAQRVGIARALAVQPEILLLDEPLGALDAITKIKMQEELVRIWQEENITMILATHDLEEAIYLADQVLILPKEQGGKPKQLDIDLPRPRERSQQDFVFLRQSLMTEFGLH from the coding sequence ATGGCAAATCTACATCCGCAAGAACGAGGGGCCATTTCGGTGCGCAATCTCAGCAAATCCTTTGTCCTCAACGGGCAGCGGCTCAACGTATTAAACAACCTAAATATTAACCTTAAAGCAGGGAAAGTGTTGGCGATTGTCGGACCAAGTGGGTGTGGAAAAACGACATTGCTGCGGCTACTGGCCGGGCTTGAGGAGCCTGATAAAGGCGAGGTGACGATTGATGCTCAACCTGTACATGGGCTAGGACGTGAAAGAGCAGTGATCTTTCAGGAACCGAGGTTGTTACCTTGGCTGTCGGTACTCGATAACGTCAGTTTTGGTCTGGAAGTTCAAGGGGTCTCTAAAGAGAAAGCCAGAGAAGTGGCACGAGATACCTTGCGATTAGTGAAATTGGCAGAATTTGAGCACGCTTGGCCAGGGCAACTATCAGGCGGCATGGCTCAGCGTGTAGGGATTGCCCGAGCTCTGGCGGTTCAGCCAGAAATTTTGTTACTGGACGAGCCGTTAGGGGCACTGGATGCCATTACGAAAATTAAGATGCAGGAAGAGTTAGTGCGTATATGGCAGGAAGAAAATATCACCATGATTCTGGCGACCCATGATCTGGAAGAGGCGATCTATCTTGCGGATCAAGTGCTGATTCTGCCCAAAGAACAGGGTGGTAAGCCGAAACAACTGGATATTGATTTACCTCGTCCTAGGGAACGCTCGCAGCAAGACTTTGTCTTTTTGCGGCAAAGCCTGATGACCGAATTTGGCTTGCACTAA
- a CDS encoding RBBP9/YdeN family alpha/beta hydrolase, whose protein sequence is MKGNILIVPGYKGSPRGHWQTWIEKQYPNAQRLKAIDYHQPALFNWSAHISEYLAQQTHPVTIVAHSFGCLAAALAIKQHRHMVNAALLVAPASPFRFTEDGHINDFPTSPTISTALPDKPLGITGLIVASQNDPWMDYKDAHELSLKWGMLFHNAGYAGHINIESGHGPYPKVKMLLDSLIDITQP, encoded by the coding sequence ATGAAAGGTAACATTCTCATCGTCCCTGGCTACAAAGGCAGCCCGAGAGGCCACTGGCAAACTTGGATTGAAAAACAATATCCTAATGCGCAGCGTCTCAAGGCCATTGACTATCACCAACCCGCACTTTTCAATTGGTCTGCACACATCAGCGAGTATCTTGCTCAGCAAACACACCCTGTGACCATTGTTGCTCACAGTTTTGGTTGCCTTGCTGCTGCACTGGCAATAAAACAGCATAGACACATGGTGAATGCGGCTTTACTTGTTGCGCCAGCCTCTCCCTTTCGCTTCACGGAAGATGGACATATCAATGATTTTCCAACTTCCCCAACCATTTCAACCGCTCTACCAGATAAGCCGCTAGGAATTACTGGACTCATCGTTGCTTCCCAGAATGATCCGTGGATGGATTATAAGGACGCACACGAGTTGTCATTAAAGTGGGGAATGTTGTTTCACAACGCTGGATATGCCGGGCATATTAATATTGAGTCTGGACATGGCCCCTATCCCAAAGTAAAGATGCTCCTTGATAGCCTCATTGACATCACACAACCATAA
- the ssuE gene encoding NADPH-dependent FMN reductase — MKILLIGGSTTLGSKSEILLDYVEKNLINHGGEIKRYRPQSFNASELVSYDFSSPDIISFQLSVKESDIIFISTPVYQASYSGALKLLLDLIPQNGLSNKVVIPLASGGSNAHLLMLDYALKPVLSNLGASHLLPSIFATPQDFIKQSDENILLSESIKRRLDESISHLFQYFNNETIIFNAFRAKPNEIVMKLA, encoded by the coding sequence ATGAAAATACTTCTTATTGGTGGTAGCACTACCCTAGGCTCTAAATCAGAGATCTTACTGGATTATGTGGAGAAAAATTTAATTAACCACGGTGGAGAGATTAAAAGATATCGTCCGCAAAGTTTTAATGCCAGTGAGTTGGTTAGCTATGATTTCAGTAGCCCTGATATTATAAGTTTTCAATTGTCAGTAAAGGAGTCGGATATAATCTTTATATCCACACCCGTTTATCAAGCTTCGTACAGCGGAGCCTTAAAGCTCTTACTGGACTTGATCCCACAAAATGGTTTGTCTAACAAGGTGGTTATCCCGTTAGCATCTGGAGGCTCTAATGCCCATTTGCTGATGCTAGATTACGCACTGAAACCAGTACTATCCAACCTAGGGGCTTCGCATTTACTCCCATCCATTTTTGCTACTCCACAAGATTTTATTAAGCAAAGTGATGAAAATATTCTGCTAAGTGAATCAATTAAACGGCGATTGGATGAATCCATTTCTCATCTATTTCAATATTTCAATAATGAGACAATTATATTCAATGCATTTCGAGCTAAGCCTAATGAAATTGTCATGAAATTAGCATAG
- the cysT gene encoding sulfate ABC transporter permease subunit CysT, with the protein MRGFKQYSVIPGLSLSLGYTLFYLGLIVLLPMAALVGKTMTLSWSQFWAVVTHPQVVASYQLTFGAAFVAALINLIFGSLVAWVLVRYSFRGKRIVDALIDLPFALPTAVAGIALVAIYGPNGPIGGPLLQAGIKVAYTPLGITLALIFIGFPFVVRTVQPILEDFEQELEEAAAALGASRWYTIRRVIIPHLLPSLLTGFALAFARGVGEYGSVIFIAGNLPFVSEITPLLIVTKLEQFDYPGATAIACAMLAFSLIMLFVINTLQGWLELREKKHQGVMA; encoded by the coding sequence ATGAGAGGATTCAAACAATATTCAGTGATCCCCGGACTCTCATTGAGTCTGGGTTACACCCTGTTTTATCTCGGGTTGATCGTTTTACTCCCGATGGCGGCACTCGTGGGTAAAACCATGACTCTCAGTTGGTCACAATTTTGGGCGGTCGTGACACATCCGCAAGTCGTTGCCTCTTATCAGCTCACCTTTGGTGCTGCTTTTGTGGCTGCATTGATCAATTTGATCTTTGGCTCTTTAGTCGCATGGGTGCTAGTACGTTACTCTTTTCGTGGCAAACGAATTGTTGACGCGTTGATTGATCTTCCATTTGCTTTACCGACAGCGGTAGCGGGCATTGCATTAGTCGCAATTTACGGCCCAAACGGCCCTATTGGCGGTCCTTTATTGCAAGCCGGAATCAAAGTGGCTTATACCCCGTTGGGGATCACACTAGCGCTGATATTTATCGGTTTTCCGTTTGTCGTCAGAACGGTGCAGCCGATTTTGGAAGATTTTGAGCAAGAGCTGGAGGAGGCTGCTGCTGCTTTGGGAGCGAGCCGTTGGTATACCATCCGCCGTGTGATTATTCCGCATCTCCTGCCGTCACTTCTGACAGGTTTTGCCTTAGCGTTTGCTCGCGGTGTGGGCGAGTACGGTTCAGTGATTTTTATCGCGGGTAACTTACCGTTTGTTTCTGAAATTACCCCGCTACTGATTGTCACCAAACTAGAGCAGTTCGACTATCCTGGCGCGACAGCCATCGCTTGTGCCATGTTGGCTTTTTCTCTGATCATGCTTTTTGTGATTAACACTTTACAAGGCTGGCTGGAGCTGCGTGAGAAAAAACATCAAGGAGTAATGGCATGA
- the cysW gene encoding sulfate ABC transporter permease subunit CysW yields the protein MTVHPSATTERAWVRKTLTAIALVFVVFTLILPLLMVLYEAFRSGWHVYLASITEPDALSAIKLTLLVAAIAVPLNLIFGLAAAWSVTKFEFVGKRLLMTLIDLPFSVSPVIAGLIFILLFGSEGWFGETLAQYGIQIAFSVPGIVLATVFVTFPFIARELIPLMQSQGTDEEEAARVLGASGWMIFYRITLPNIKWALLYGVILCNARAMGDFGAVSVISGHIRGLTNTLPLHVEVVYNEYQFTAAFACASLLALLAIVTLIIKEILQRNLHQEK from the coding sequence ATGACAGTACATCCGTCTGCAACAACCGAACGGGCTTGGGTGAGAAAAACCTTAACCGCAATTGCATTAGTCTTTGTGGTCTTTACTCTCATTCTTCCTCTTTTGATGGTGCTCTATGAAGCATTTCGTTCGGGATGGCATGTGTATCTGGCCTCGATTACTGAACCCGATGCCCTTAGCGCGATCAAACTGACCCTACTCGTTGCCGCTATAGCTGTGCCTTTAAACCTGATTTTCGGTCTGGCAGCCGCTTGGTCGGTAACAAAGTTTGAGTTCGTCGGTAAACGCTTATTGATGACGTTAATTGATCTCCCGTTTTCCGTCAGCCCCGTCATTGCAGGCCTTATTTTCATTCTGCTGTTTGGCAGTGAAGGCTGGTTTGGTGAAACACTGGCGCAGTATGGCATTCAGATTGCGTTCTCGGTTCCTGGTATCGTGTTGGCAACGGTTTTTGTCACTTTTCCATTTATTGCCCGTGAACTGATCCCGCTAATGCAGTCACAAGGCACCGATGAAGAGGAAGCGGCCAGAGTATTAGGCGCGTCCGGCTGGATGATTTTCTATCGAATCACTCTACCCAACATTAAGTGGGCATTGCTCTATGGCGTCATTTTGTGTAACGCCCGAGCAATGGGCGACTTTGGCGCGGTTTCCGTCATATCTGGGCATATCCGCGGACTCACGAACACTCTGCCGCTCCATGTTGAAGTGGTCTACAACGAATATCAATTTACGGCGGCATTTGCCTGCGCCTCTCTATTAGCGTTATTGGCAATCGTCACCCTGATCATTAAAGAAATTTTGCAACGCAATTTGCACCAAGAAAAATAA
- a CDS encoding sulfate/molybdate ABC transporter ATP-binding protein, whose product MLRVIAGLERPDSGSVHIQGRNVSGLDIRERQVGFVFQHYALFRHMTIFENVAFGLRAKPKASRPDESTIKQKVNRLLELVQLEWLADRYPAQLSGGQRQRVALARALAIEPQVLLLDEPFGALDAKVRKELRRWLRKLHDELHITSLFVTHDQEEALEVADHIVVMNKGQIEQIGTPEEIYRTPRTEFVYQFVGSSNRLYLEGSNGLSFTPSDVVSTHGEQTERVYCRPHDFAVNTEHRPDAIPVTVARKLALGNMVRLEAYSLDNQQLVEVELSSHDPVLDEIQAKTHLWLTPKTVSQFA is encoded by the coding sequence CTGTTAAGAGTCATCGCCGGCTTAGAGCGCCCTGACTCAGGTAGTGTTCATATTCAGGGACGAAACGTTTCCGGATTGGACATCCGTGAACGTCAAGTCGGGTTTGTGTTTCAACACTACGCGCTGTTCCGCCACATGACTATTTTTGAAAATGTGGCCTTTGGCCTACGCGCTAAACCTAAAGCCAGTCGTCCTGATGAATCCACCATTAAACAGAAAGTAAACCGACTGCTGGAACTGGTGCAGTTGGAATGGTTGGCTGATCGTTATCCAGCGCAACTGTCTGGAGGTCAACGTCAACGGGTAGCCTTAGCAAGAGCGTTAGCCATTGAGCCACAAGTGTTACTACTGGATGAACCCTTTGGGGCGCTGGATGCAAAAGTGCGTAAAGAACTGCGCCGCTGGCTACGAAAACTGCACGATGAACTGCATATCACAAGCTTATTTGTGACTCACGATCAAGAGGAAGCGTTGGAAGTTGCTGATCACATTGTGGTGATGAACAAGGGGCAAATCGAGCAAATTGGCACGCCTGAAGAAATCTACCGAACACCACGCACCGAGTTTGTTTACCAATTTGTCGGTTCATCCAACCGCTTGTATCTCGAAGGCTCCAACGGTCTTTCTTTTACTCCGAGCGATGTTGTTTCAACTCATGGAGAGCAAACCGAGAGAGTCTACTGTCGGCCTCATGATTTTGCTGTAAATACGGAACATCGGCCAGATGCCATCCCCGTGACAGTCGCGCGCAAATTAGCGCTAGGGAACATGGTTCGATTGGAAGCTTACAGCTTAGATAACCAGCAATTGGTGGAAGTGGAGCTATCCAGTCATGATCCCGTACTAGACGAAATCCAAGCTAAGACACATCTGTGGCTGACGCCAAAAACTGTGTCCCAATTTGCCTAG
- a CDS encoding sulfate ABC transporter substrate-binding protein, translated as MKKIVGITLIAALAGFSGQLWAETKTLLNVSYDPTREFYREFNESFSQDYKEKTGIDVQIRQSHGGSGKQARAVIDGLKADVLTLALAYDIDAVQARTQLFNADWQNQLPHASAPYTSTIVFLVRKGNPKNIRDWGDLIKPGVEVITPNPKTSGGARWNYLAAWAYAAKQYHGDETKIRQFVRDLYRHVPVLDSGARGSTNTFVRNGIGDVLLAWENEALLTTEKLQGASEFEIVVPSISILAQPPVTVVDKNAQQHGVAKEAQAYLEYLYSPEAQRLAAKHFYRPVSPQYAEKSDLARFPDVHLITIDDEFGGWQQAQQTHFNDGGVFDEIYQPGQK; from the coding sequence ATGAAAAAAATAGTGGGAATAACTTTGATCGCCGCATTGGCAGGCTTTAGCGGGCAATTGTGGGCAGAGACCAAGACCTTACTCAATGTCTCCTATGATCCAACGCGAGAGTTTTACCGTGAGTTTAATGAAAGTTTCAGCCAAGACTACAAAGAAAAAACGGGAATTGATGTTCAGATCCGTCAATCACATGGAGGATCAGGTAAACAAGCTCGAGCGGTGATTGATGGCCTAAAAGCAGATGTTCTAACGCTGGCTCTAGCCTACGATATTGATGCTGTACAAGCTCGTACGCAACTGTTCAATGCCGATTGGCAAAACCAGCTCCCTCATGCTAGCGCACCTTATACTTCGACTATCGTCTTTCTGGTACGCAAAGGCAACCCCAAAAATATTCGAGACTGGGGAGACTTGATCAAGCCCGGCGTTGAAGTCATTACTCCTAACCCCAAGACCTCCGGTGGTGCACGTTGGAACTACTTGGCCGCATGGGCTTATGCGGCTAAACAGTATCATGGGGATGAAACAAAAATCCGCCAATTTGTCAGAGATTTGTACAGGCATGTTCCGGTTCTTGACTCAGGCGCGCGAGGCTCAACAAACACCTTTGTTCGTAATGGTATTGGTGATGTTCTGCTCGCATGGGAAAACGAAGCTTTGCTGACCACAGAGAAGCTACAAGGTGCCAGTGAATTTGAAATCGTCGTACCGTCTATCAGTATCCTAGCCCAACCTCCTGTTACTGTCGTTGACAAAAATGCACAGCAACATGGTGTAGCCAAAGAAGCTCAAGCTTATCTTGAATACCTTTACAGCCCTGAAGCACAAAGATTAGCAGCGAAACATTTCTACCGTCCAGTAAGCCCTCAATATGCAGAGAAAAGTGACCTGGCTCGCTTTCCCGATGTCCATCTGATCACGATTGATGACGAATTTGGTGGTTGGCAACAAGCACAACAAACGCATTTCAATGACGGTGGTGTGTTTGATGAAATTTACCAACCGGGTCAAAAATAA
- a CDS encoding TauD/TfdA dioxygenase family protein, translating to MSTTTTQSFTITPLRYALGAKISGIDMNRPLTHTQWKQLQAASNQYHVLIFQGQTLSDQSLFDFATYFGDVFIPPADVPVLASDAQGNVPSVVPVSNKQGGHTGNVELHPHIDHLWTPRPSKASFLYAVQVTQDGGQTTWYNLQKAWEALDTKTKKQIAALSLVTYNPFLNEPGEQRPLYRDNNIPTKGKGYVHPLVLTHPESGKSSLYLSADTEVEIPELDNEAGKALIERLRVHTFSAEFAYQHQWQVGDVVWWDNRSTAHARSSFPSEQIRDLRRVSLAGSRPV from the coding sequence ATGTCAACGACAACCACCCAATCCTTTACCATTACACCACTGCGCTATGCGTTAGGAGCGAAAATATCCGGGATTGATATGAATCGACCGCTGACTCACACACAGTGGAAACAACTCCAGGCGGCCTCGAATCAATACCATGTTCTGATTTTTCAGGGTCAAACTTTGTCTGATCAAAGCTTGTTTGATTTTGCGACCTATTTTGGTGATGTATTTATCCCGCCAGCAGATGTGCCAGTCTTAGCTTCAGATGCACAGGGTAACGTGCCCTCCGTGGTGCCTGTTTCGAATAAGCAAGGTGGTCATACCGGGAATGTGGAATTGCATCCTCATATCGACCATCTCTGGACTCCGAGACCATCGAAAGCGTCGTTTCTTTATGCCGTACAAGTGACTCAAGATGGAGGGCAGACTACATGGTATAACTTACAAAAAGCATGGGAAGCACTGGATACGAAAACGAAAAAGCAGATCGCGGCATTATCTCTCGTCACGTACAACCCTTTTTTGAACGAACCAGGTGAACAAAGACCGCTGTATCGGGACAACAACATCCCCACCAAAGGGAAGGGGTACGTGCACCCATTAGTACTGACGCATCCTGAAAGTGGGAAGTCGTCCCTCTATCTCAGTGCCGATACTGAAGTGGAAATTCCCGAGCTTGATAATGAGGCTGGAAAAGCGTTAATTGAAAGGTTACGCGTACATACATTCAGCGCCGAGTTTGCCTATCAGCATCAGTGGCAAGTCGGAGACGTTGTTTGGTGGGACAATCGTTCTACTGCTCACGCTAGATCTTCGTTTCCATCAGAGCAAATCCGAGATTTACGCCGCGTCAGCTTGGCTGGTTCTCGACCCGTGTAA
- a CDS encoding ABC transporter permease, giving the protein MLILIKNISWRRWYRDNSHADSREFGHQRRFKFIAEYGLLMLFFAGWQIASTQGWLNAAVIPPLDRIFAALWQGISSGALLDDIAISLQRAGIAFLSSALVGIPLGLVMGQIRIVERALDPILQLFRQTSALALYPVFILLLGLGEASKVFVIFWSSLFPLLLATISGVKGVDSKLLEMARTYGASPLTLFTRIILPSSIPSIFVGLRLSATSALLLLIASEMIGANKGIGFQVMNAQYNFQIPSMFAAIFLLAFLGISVNFVLVRLQRRLCRWHSAYAH; this is encoded by the coding sequence ATGTTAATTTTGATCAAAAATATATCATGGCGACGTTGGTATCGGGATAACTCTCATGCCGACTCAAGAGAATTCGGGCATCAGCGACGGTTTAAATTCATTGCGGAATATGGGTTGCTGATGCTCTTTTTCGCTGGTTGGCAAATAGCCAGTACACAAGGCTGGCTAAACGCTGCGGTCATTCCACCTTTAGATCGTATTTTTGCCGCATTATGGCAGGGCATTTCATCTGGTGCGCTATTAGACGATATCGCAATCAGCCTGCAACGGGCCGGTATCGCATTTCTTTCCTCTGCTCTGGTTGGCATCCCATTAGGTCTAGTGATGGGGCAAATTCGTATCGTAGAACGTGCATTAGACCCTATCCTGCAATTGTTCCGCCAAACTTCGGCTCTGGCGCTCTATCCGGTATTTATTCTGCTTCTTGGGCTGGGTGAGGCGTCTAAAGTTTTTGTTATTTTCTGGTCATCTCTGTTCCCATTGCTGCTGGCAACCATCAGTGGTGTGAAAGGTGTGGATAGCAAACTTCTGGAGATGGCGCGAACATACGGTGCATCACCATTGACTCTTTTTACCCGTATCATTCTGCCGTCTTCCATCCCTTCAATATTCGTCGGATTAAGACTATCGGCGACATCTGCGTTGTTATTGCTCATCGCCTCAGAAATGATTGGTGCTAATAAGGGCATAGGATTTCAGGTGATGAATGCTCAGTACAATTTTCAGATCCCTTCCATGTTCGCGGCCATCTTTCTATTGGCCTTTTTAGGCATATCTGTGAATTTCGTATTGGTGCGTTTACAACGTCGATTGTGTCGTTGGCACAGCGCATATGCACACTGA
- a CDS encoding LLM class flavin-dependent oxidoreductase, which produces MTRKIKLGAFLPGGGQHIASWRHPDQPADGATNFEFHKQLALTAERGLFDAYFLADGLAVSLGGVTEGGFARVAGFEPVTLFAALAPITKNLGFIATASTTYEEPYNLARKFASLDLISSGRAGWNVVTTATDAAAHNFNLETQHPHASRYARAREHVDVVKKLWDSFEDDAFIRDKKSGVFYDAQKVHRTDHAGVHFKVKGPLNIPRSPQGHSVIVQAGQSEDGRALAAESAEVIFTAQQHLSTAQEFYRDIKLRAKAQGRNPDHILVMPGVAPFVGRTEAEAWEKYHQLTSLIVESDGVSLLNGLTGGTLDLSHYDLDGPLPNIPLTEGMKSRQVLLREIADEHQFTIRQLYEWVATARGHYTVVGTAEQVADQLQTWFENEAADGFNILPPYLPTGLDDFVELVIPELQKRGLFRTEYEATTLRGNLGLPLPVNRHAKTQKDTEQAA; this is translated from the coding sequence ATGACAAGAAAAATCAAATTAGGCGCATTTCTTCCAGGAGGAGGCCAGCACATTGCTTCATGGAGACATCCTGATCAACCTGCTGATGGCGCAACCAATTTTGAGTTTCATAAGCAGTTAGCGCTGACGGCTGAGCGCGGGCTATTCGATGCGTACTTTTTGGCTGATGGATTAGCGGTATCTCTGGGGGGAGTAACGGAAGGCGGCTTTGCGCGCGTAGCGGGTTTTGAACCCGTCACACTGTTCGCTGCTTTGGCGCCAATCACTAAGAATCTGGGCTTTATCGCTACAGCGTCAACGACGTATGAAGAGCCATACAATCTGGCACGAAAATTTGCTTCACTGGATCTCATTTCATCAGGCCGAGCTGGGTGGAACGTGGTGACGACGGCCACTGATGCGGCTGCGCATAACTTCAACTTAGAAACTCAGCACCCTCATGCATCCCGCTATGCTCGAGCCAGAGAACATGTCGATGTCGTAAAGAAACTGTGGGATAGCTTTGAGGATGATGCGTTTATTCGAGATAAAAAGTCAGGCGTGTTTTATGACGCGCAAAAGGTGCATCGAACCGATCATGCAGGCGTGCATTTTAAGGTGAAGGGGCCTTTGAATATCCCACGCTCTCCTCAGGGGCATTCGGTCATCGTTCAAGCTGGTCAATCGGAAGATGGCCGGGCGTTAGCGGCTGAAAGCGCAGAAGTGATTTTCACGGCTCAGCAGCACCTTTCGACCGCTCAGGAGTTTTACCGGGATATTAAGCTGCGAGCGAAAGCACAAGGGCGGAATCCAGACCATATTTTGGTTATGCCTGGGGTTGCCCCGTTTGTTGGACGTACCGAAGCAGAAGCGTGGGAAAAGTATCATCAGTTGACATCATTGATTGTTGAATCCGATGGCGTTTCTCTGCTCAACGGTTTAACTGGTGGAACACTGGATCTGTCGCATTATGATTTGGATGGCCCGCTACCGAATATTCCGTTAACTGAAGGTATGAAATCACGTCAGGTATTACTACGCGAAATTGCCGATGAACATCAATTCACGATTCGCCAACTGTATGAATGGGTTGCTACAGCGCGTGGACATTATACCGTTGTCGGAACTGCCGAGCAGGTTGCGGATCAACTACAAACGTGGTTTGAGAACGAAGCGGCGGACGGGTTCAATATTTTACCTCCCTATCTACCGACTGGTCTGGATGACTTTGTGGAGTTAGTGATCCCTGAGTTACAAAAACGTGGGTTGTTCCGTACGGAATATGAAGCGACAACGTTGAGAGGAAATCTGGGGCTACCTCTGCCAGTGAATCGTCATGCGAAAACACAAAAAGACACAGAGCAAGCCGCTTAA
- a CDS encoding ABC transporter substrate-binding protein — protein sequence MKKISRVVAAFATLISLSLPVVAQDKVVFRSLSSHGSVSAHELAQELGYFDKTNVEIKNVGYAGGGPESLFALASGSVDIGGAATPAVINAVASGNAFLVAYPENGINKQTQSLFTVLEGSPIRSIKDIAGKTIAVNTLGAHLDYTVREALRSVGLPPDAANLVVVPGPQLEQVLRSGQVDIAAFGYWQTTFEGAARSHGGLRSVFGDTDVLGNIAGGFTVLREDFVQRHPQAAKQFTLQSAKALDFARENPEETKAAIARILKKRGENPDIAQYFAGYGVRAGGLPDKQDLQFWIDVLTREGRVKPESIDAQSLILSLN from the coding sequence ATGAAGAAAATATCAAGAGTTGTAGCCGCGTTTGCCACATTGATCAGTTTGTCTCTACCAGTTGTTGCACAAGATAAAGTTGTTTTCCGGAGTTTATCCAGCCATGGCAGTGTATCGGCCCATGAACTGGCACAGGAGCTAGGGTATTTCGACAAGACGAATGTAGAAATAAAAAATGTCGGGTATGCAGGTGGAGGTCCAGAATCGCTGTTTGCTTTGGCGTCGGGCAGTGTGGACATTGGTGGTGCAGCAACCCCTGCCGTCATTAATGCAGTTGCGAGCGGCAATGCATTTTTGGTCGCCTATCCAGAAAATGGTATCAACAAACAAACGCAATCGCTCTTTACCGTATTAGAGGGGAGCCCGATTCGATCTATCAAAGACATTGCTGGTAAAACCATTGCAGTGAATACGTTAGGTGCGCACCTTGATTATACCGTCAGAGAAGCGCTGCGCTCAGTTGGGTTGCCACCAGATGCAGCAAATTTGGTGGTGGTCCCCGGCCCTCAATTGGAACAAGTACTGCGTTCTGGGCAGGTAGATATTGCCGCATTCGGCTATTGGCAGACAACGTTTGAAGGTGCCGCACGATCACATGGTGGGTTGAGAAGTGTGTTTGGGGATACGGATGTCTTGGGGAATATTGCGGGCGGTTTTACCGTACTGCGAGAAGATTTTGTGCAGCGACATCCTCAGGCAGCAAAACAGTTCACATTGCAATCAGCAAAAGCGTTGGATTTTGCCAGAGAGAATCCTGAGGAAACGAAAGCCGCCATTGCCCGCATTTTGAAAAAGCGTGGGGAAAACCCAGACATCGCGCAATACTTTGCCGGCTATGGAGTACGTGCGGGAGGGTTACCTGACAAACAAGATCTGCAATTTTGGATCGATGTGCTGACACGAGAAGGCCGAGTTAAGCCCGAGAGTATTGATGCTCAGTCTTTGATTCTAAGCCTGAACTAA
- a CDS encoding LysR substrate-binding domain-containing protein, whose amino-acid sequence MNFQQLRIVRETVKQNFNLTEVANALYTSQSGVSRNIKELEEELGLLLYVRKGKRLLGMTKPGEDLLVMAEKILNEAANIKRLAQNFAQPKVGKLVIATTHTQARYALPEVIKEFRVHYPLVKLVIYQGSPKDILTMVQNGEADIGIASELLAENGGIATFEYYQWHHRVIAPSNHPLADEENLTLEQLVQWPLITYHRGLTGRSNIDRAFATQEQQPEIVLSAQDSDVIKTYVSLGMGVGIIAEKAIHSDEDSSLVRIDASHLFATNTVWLGVKSHKLQPDYTHFFLNLCNPSLSLDDIHSEIYRDKSALNYAGFNYQI is encoded by the coding sequence TTGAATTTTCAACAACTTAGAATTGTACGAGAAACCGTTAAACAGAACTTTAACCTGACTGAAGTTGCGAATGCACTTTATACTTCTCAATCTGGTGTTAGCCGTAACATCAAAGAATTAGAAGAAGAATTAGGGCTGCTACTCTATGTCCGTAAGGGAAAGCGTCTATTGGGCATGACAAAGCCTGGTGAGGACTTACTGGTGATGGCGGAAAAGATTCTAAATGAAGCAGCCAACATCAAACGGTTAGCGCAAAATTTTGCACAACCCAAAGTTGGGAAATTAGTGATCGCAACAACCCATACACAGGCTCGCTACGCTCTACCTGAAGTGATCAAAGAATTTCGAGTGCATTATCCACTAGTAAAATTGGTGATCTATCAGGGCAGCCCTAAAGACATCCTCACCATGGTACAAAATGGCGAAGCAGACATTGGGATTGCCAGTGAACTTTTGGCTGAAAATGGGGGAATCGCCACTTTTGAGTACTACCAGTGGCATCATCGAGTCATTGCACCGAGCAATCACCCTCTTGCGGATGAAGAAAACTTGACGTTAGAACAATTGGTGCAATGGCCGTTGATTACCTATCATCGAGGGTTAACCGGAAGAAGTAACATTGATCGTGCTTTTGCCACTCAAGAGCAGCAGCCAGAAATCGTGCTGAGTGCTCAAGATTCTGATGTCATTAAAACCTATGTGTCCTTAGGAATGGGGGTCGGCATTATTGCTGAAAAAGCCATCCATTCTGACGAAGACAGCTCACTAGTGCGTATTGATGCATCTCACCTTTTCGCCACCAATACGGTCTGGTTGGGCGTCAAGAGCCATAAACTACAACCCGACTATACTCATTTTTTCCTCAACTTATGTAACCCCTCATTGTCACTAGATGATATCCACTCTGAAATCTACCGAGATAAATCAGCATTAAATTATGCAGGTTTCAACTACCAGATATAA